TAGACTCCACTCAGCCCCGCAAAGGTCCTGCCTGCTGATCAGTCACCAAGCCGCctgtcctccttttctttctgcctttgctTTGTGGTGGGAGCAACCACGGCCTGGAGTTTCCGAGGGAAAGCCCAGCTTGGGGGACTGCTCCTCTCTCTGCTTGGCTGGGTCTGTTCATGTGTCATCACCATCCTGCCTCAATGGAAAACTCTCAATCTGGAGCTGAACGGAATGGAGACCTGGATCATAGGACTTTGGGAGGTCTGCATAGATCAGGAGGAAGTTGCCACTGTGTGTAAGACCTTTGAGTCCTTCTCGTCTCTGCGCCTGGAGCTCCAGGCATCCTGCATCCTCATGGTAGCCTCCCATGGGCTGGGACTACTGGGGCTTCTGCTCTCTGGTTTTGGGGCCCAATGCTTCCAGTTTCACAGGATCAGATGGGTATTTCAGAGGTGGCTTTGCCTTCTGGGAGGGACTTTGGAGGCATCAGCTTTGGCCACTCCCCTCTTTCCAGTCTCCTGGGTGGCCTGTGCCACAATCCAAGACTTCTGGGATGATAGCGTCCATGAGATTGTGCCTTGGTGGGAGTTTGGAGATGCTCTCTacctgggctgggctgctggtGTTTTCCTGGCCCTTGGTGGGTTACTCCTCATCTCCTCGGTCTGCCTAGGAAAAGAAGATGTGCTCTCTGTCCAGATGGCTGTCCCTACAGCAGCCCCACCATCCTGTGCTCCAGCAGAGGAGTCCAATTGCTCGTTCCACCTAATGCCAAGACCTAGGATCCTGTTCATCTAGGACAAGCTTTGCCAAGATATCTATGGAACAGAGGAATGTCAGGAGAATCCTCTCTCTTCCTTATCCTCCATCACTCTATATTTGCTTGCTTCATTTTAGAGGTGGTAGTCACTGTCTCATTTGTTCAAGAATTTGACTATCTTGGTGATATGGTGATCCTAATTTCAGAATGAAAAATCAAGGCACAGTTTCTAAAGACATGTTTATctgatttagattttatttacataaaatgcTTTTAAACTCATAACATTAATTATATACTTGATTCTTTTATTACTAGGGAAAACATATTACAAAATAGCATTCAACCTAGAAACCCTAGTCTACTGGATATGAAGGTAGAAAAGCTAAAGATATGCCTTTGCAAATGCAAATGAATTATTGGCCTATAATATCACCTCAGGACAGGGACCCTCCTTGGGTTCATTTTCAGTCTCGGGTGCACAATTTGAAAGGGAGCTTCACCATATATCAGTCCTTGTGGCTGTACCCAAGGACTGCCCAATGTGGGCATACGTGTGGAGAGAATTATCAGCTCCTCGGAAATGTCTTTTACCATATGCAAAATCACATTATAAATCCCTTAAATTTTAACCTAAATGTCAGCAGACCTACCTAGGCTGTGGCAACCAGTAAAGTCCCTTTCACAACAATGACCCAAGTTCCTTTGCTTCCTGACCGCCTGGCCCAGGTCTTCCTCAGGCGTTTCTGCAAGTCCTCAAGGAGGAGCCTCCCACTTGCTCATAAACCTGCTCATCAGCTGAAACTACCCTGCGTGTCCACCCTGATCCTCTAGCTACCATCTGCCTCCCACTGCCTTCATCAGTTGAGAGTCACCACTGACCCCATCGACAATTCCCACAGGAGAACAACTAAGGGTGATGGTTCCCAGTGTCCCCAGATATGTCCCTTTTCCAAGTTCAGAGGCACCTTTTGCTCGCAGAACTGAGGAGCTCCCCCGCCCCGCACGCTGGTACTGTGCTTTACCTTGAGGCTGTACTGCTTGTGCTCAGATGCCTCTCCTTCTCAATTAAATAACATCGGCATAGCCCTGGCATCTTGAGGTAGCCACCACAGAATACGCACGCACCAACACAAGAATAAACAAGTCTGCTGGCATAGCCCAGACcagttcccttcttttttttcctgaggaaatGAGTCTGCTCAGGTGCAACTTCGTCTTCAGCACCTGACTCAGCCATCTTCTCACCCAGAAGAGCATCCTCTAGGAGTCACAGTTTCTCCAGAAAGCTCCTTTCCCAGTATGTCCTTTTGTATATGTCCACTTGACATACACAAATCCAAATGACTCTTGGGTAAATAAATTTTTGAGTATAAAAGAGCAGTTTGCATCTAATTTGTTCCAATGCCCATTTTATCAACTACCCCTTCTTGATTATGTTTCAAGGATCTTTAGGCCAAGTTTCAATCAGGGGTGAAGCTCAAATTTCCAAGAGTTATCCTTGGATCCCATAGGACCTACAAGAAGGACTCATTTTGTTATTCATCCATCTGGCCATTTATTTActctttgaacaaatatttattgagcacctaccacgtgctaggcattgtgctagCAACCAGGAATAAAACGGTAGGACAAAATGTATCCCTGCCCCACATATAGGCAATTAGGGGAGACAAATATTAATGGGAAATCACATCAATGCAAATTGTGGTTGGGACAAACTTTACAAATCTGGAAAGGTACATGGTTCTATAAGATCATGCAATAGGAACAATTTAACCTAGTCAGGTTAAATGAGCGGGTACCCTAAGGAAATGATAACTGCCTACAAGCTAAAGGATGGATAGCAATTCTAGATAGAgcgagaaaaaagtaaaagacaagGCTGGTGAAGTAGGAAGGAGCATGTTGTCTCTGTTCTCAGAACCAAGGGAAGCCAAGCATGAGGCCAGGAACAGGAGCTCAGCTGACCGAAACAGTAGCCTGCTCCGCCTTTCCTAACACCTTGCCCCTGGGCCGTATCCCTACCACACAGTGGTGCAGGGTTTAAGAGATGACAACGCACTTTCACATATCTTGTGTTTTATTTACTGTtatattgagggtttttttttttttttttttgagattgggAGAACAGATATTTGTTTTGCtaatgagaaaatgaagaattTAGGCAACATGCCCACGGTGATTAATTAGCTGGCTGAGACTTGAATCCAAGGCTTGGATGCCATCGCAGGCTTTTGTCACCCACCCCATCCTGTTGCTTCATGgggatgggtggctgagacaatCCACCAGACCAAAGGAAAAACTAGCACCCCAGCAGAAGAAAAAACCAAAGACCTAAAAAAAATCTTGGTGCTCTGTGCGTTTGTTCAGGTCTaaacgggatctttgttgccaggTGGCTCACCTGGTCCTGCTGCTGACCTGCAGCCCTCATCCTAATCCCACGTGTGCAGGTGCTGATGGTATTTTTCATCAGCATGTGATTATGGCTTCCTCTGCAAAGAAACTGGACACAAACTAaagatttattaagaaaaaaaatagcctgTTTTCCTAACTCTCCTTTATAAAGGACACAAAggcatttcaaattttttttaaaggtctgcatttttttaatatttacttattattttggctgcggcaggtcttacttgcggcatgtaggatcttttagttgcagcatgtggacttcttagtttcggcatgcatgtgggatctagttcctggaccagggatccaacccaggccccctgcattaggagctcagagtcttacccacaggaccaccaaggaagtccccaaagGCAATTTTTAAAACGATAGAAGTGGAGCAGGGACTGTTGATTGATTCCCAAGCAGTCAATAGCATGTCATCCCCTGAAGGAACGGTGATCTGCATTCTGGCCAGAATCTACTTTTATAGAAAGAGTCTGAGGAATAAGATGCTTTTCACCAAACAGTGCCACTGTTTTTATCTACCTGCGTTGTAgggaaaataatgagaaataaaaatagaactaattaAATCTTAGCTTCAGTTCAGCCTTTTCTCATGCATTTGTGgcaaattaacattaaaaacatttctttattgTGGTTACACATGGAGAGGTGTGTTGTCATATGTATTAGAAACAGAAAGGGACATCAATCAATCTATGTTTCAAGGCAAAAGCTTTTATTATGTGCAAAGCATTGTAAGAAGATAACCCGGGGACTCGCCAAATGTGATGCAGTTAGAATTTGATAGTTTGGTGCTGTCTTCTCCACCGGCCTTCCTTTGGGTCTGAACATTTCATCATTAGCAGAGAAGGCATTCCAGAAGGTCCCTATGAAAACATTCATCTGTTACCCTTCTGAGCCTCTGAGACTAGCTCTAAGGGAAAAGTCCCAAGGGTTAGACACATTTTGGAATGGGAGGAAAGTAAGACATAGTTTTATGGGCTTCTGGACAGGAGATGTGTCTTAGCAGCCAGGGAGGGTTAGGAGAATACAAAACTCAGAGTTAGGGAAATGTCTGCAGTCACTGGCCTCTGATACGGAACTAAAAGAAGCTGGGATCACATTCCACTCTACTAGctgatggatttatttttttaagccagtTGTTCTTGCTACCTTGTCCACATTTACAGTATGTGCACAGACTGTTTTGTTGTTGCCCAGAATTTTGAATAGTGCCTTAAAGCCAAATCCCATGGGTGATACATGCCCTGGATTCTAAAGACAGGGGCTCACCACCCTGCTGCTAAGAAGTAACCGAACTGGTGGTCAGCCTTCACACCCAACACCTACATAAGAGAAACACCCAGACTCATtagggaggcttcctggaagggAATTCGTAACAGTTGGGAGGACTGTGATGTCTCTACCCTTCAGTGGACCTCAGAAGAACCACTCACAGATGGAGCTGTTCCCAGCAGGGAAGATGGGTATCTGAAACACACCCACCCCACCCGTGCTGAGCTGCACAAACTCCTGGGCTGTGGGGGCACAGAGGAGGGTGCCTGACCACCACTGGAGCGGCCCGAAGCAGGGGGCTGGCTCGAGTGGGGCAGAGTGGCAGCGCCTACCCTTCTGCCTTTTACTGGGGCAAGGATGGTAAGCTTTCTGTAGCCCAGATGGGTGCTGGGGCAGGCAGTCTGGGTGACACCGTCCCAGAGCACTGCTGGACGGTGTGAATGACTAGAGCAGGAGCTGAGAGGGACTGGAGGAGGccaggctggaagtccaaaagcCGTATCAGGGAATGATCTGGAAGTTTTCTACAGAGCTCTCTGAAGAACCCATAAAATACCCCACCCAAGAGCTAGTAATTGGATTCTTGCCATAACAAAGAACAAGAGTGTATTAGAAACaaaactatttctttaaaaagtaaacactGTCCTTTGCCTTCTTCTGCTCTAAACTCTCCTCCCCCAAGCTCTAGGGCTGCCAGAGCTGGGGGTTAGGAGGGGAACGGAGCTGGGGAGTAGAAAAACATCCCACGGCTCCTTCGTTACTGCTATCCACTGAACTTCAGGCTGAGGCCTGGACTCAGATGAGGGGAGAAGCACTGAAGCAAATGGATGAGAGTGAACTTTTGAGCTAGACTGGTCCAGACGCTGTAATACatgaaaattattcttttcataCTCAAACGTGACAATAAAGTTCTCAGGGAAAGGAGAGCCAAAGGATCATGCTGGAAGGTAgccatggaaacaaaaagaaagctattGACTCACTGTTCCCTATCAAGTTTAGGCCATTcaataaaatgattaaagaaaaaatatacccaaagcaagaaaagaatccGATAGGAGATAATGTAATTTTTCTATCCAGCATAGGCCCGGATCCCTTCAGCATCTCTCTTCCAGTCAGACTGGCTAATACGAGCACATCCGCTTGCCAGAGACCTACAGCACCCTGGATGTCTACGTTACATCCCAGTTATTTAGCATCCACCTGTGAGCCCTACATAGGCCAAGGAGAAGCCTTAAAGGCCTTGCCCCACAATACATTTCCACACGAGACCTGCAGCTAACAATACTTTACACCAAGTCATTGCTGCTTCTACTGTTTCTTTTAACCCTTAGAACATAACAGCAAGGTTAAGGATATTTCGTTTTATAGACCAGGAAAATAGGTttagccaggatttgaactcagttgttagataacgatGCCAATATTCTTTCCATGAACTACATCTTCATGAGACACATTGATTCAGCAGTGATTTATAAATCAGGAAAGCTGTAAAACTGTTCAACTCATGAATGAGATCTGGCTATTCCCTAAGTAGAGATGGTCAAGATGACTTAGTGAATGATGATGCTACTCCCGGGTCATCATTGGGGGTTCTATCTTTACTGTTAAAATCTAAATGCTAATTTGGGAAGACCATCTTTGGCATGAGTGATACCTCTAGTCCACCGTTAGGGCTCTAGATAGAAAACTGGTCATACCTCCATGAACATGATTAATACCGGGACCCGCacacatttaattctcaaaactcacTCTTGGCAATCCCTGAGTACTTATGTAGCAGCTTATCAATTCCAAGTgacctaaattcttttttttttaaattttttaattttgtctttgtctgcgctgggtcttcgctgctgtgcgcaggctttctctagttgtgtcgagtgggggctactcttcgtagccCAGGTCACCTAAATTCTTTAGAAGGTTTCTGTCCCCTTCTCCTACTCAAAGTTAATATTCCTGCTTCATTGCTTAATATCACAATTTCTTGTCTTCCTCATAGCAGGAACAATCCAGGCTTATCTTATCTGAGAAGGGAGACCAGGTCTCTACCTTATAAGACCCATTCACTTGTCTGTAAATGGCCAATCAGTTACACACAACAAGGAGGTTGCCGCATCAGGTAACTAGCCAACAGCCTATTGGGCAATGCAGCAAACAAGAGGGCTGAAAGGAGGAGGACATGAAAGTGCCCTGAAAATCTCTTAAGGCAGTTCCACTCTGATTTGTAGTAGATTACAATGTCAATTTAGTGTTTAATAGCCTAAGAGAAtgtggataatttttttaaaggttcagGGAAAAGCAATGTAATGACTGAATAGCTGAGAAGCTGAGCCTGTGAGCGAACTTTAAGGAACTGATGTGTTTACGGTAATTAAAAGAAAGGTTaattacatagaaaaaaatgtatttttctatatcTCCATCAAAGTTGAGCTTCACAGCATGAGGAATACACCAAAGTTATATTAATTCAGAAAGCATAAAAGCCTGTAAACTATCATTGCAGAAGATTCTACAGACTTTATGAAACCACAGAACTCAGTGTGTTGAGGACAATGTAAAAGCCACCTTACTAGTAGGCTTGGAAGTTCTATGAAGAAGTAGTTCTCAGCTGTGACTGTATGTTTATCAGAACCTGTGTTGCTTTCCAAGCATAAAAGCATCTGGGGTCCAGCGGAAGTCTAATTAGTCCATATCTACAGGGTTGGGGCCTTGGCAACTGGGATTTTTAAAGTGACAGCTGATTCTGGATTGGTGACCAGGGTTAGGAATCACTGCTGAAGAGCTCTGAATTAAAAAGGTAGAAAacggaattccctggaggtccagtggttacactctgtgcttccactacaggggacacgggttcgatccctggtcagggaactaagatcccacaagcctcatggcatggccaaaaataaataaataaaaaggcaggaaaaaacttacaaaagagaaaaataaataaaaacaaaataaagttgttTGAAAAGACCAATAAACCTCTGGAAATactaaccaaaaagaaaagaagatactTGTCACCCAGCATCAGTAATGAAAAGGGGGACATCACTAAGATCCTGGAgccattaaacacacacacacacacacacacacacacacacgaggcaTTATTATAAACTTTTTGccaagtaaattttaaattttagatgaaatggacatatttcttttttttttggacaaatttctaataattttccaaaactgaCACAAGGAGTAACCAAAAAAAGTCTGAAAACCCTAAATGTATAAAAGAAGCTGAATCTATAATTAAAAGCACCttttcaaaacacacaaaaaaacaactctGGGATCAGATGGCTTCAACAATGAATTCTGccagaaattaaggaagaaataatcctATCTTATACAAACTCTTTCAGAGCATAGAAAATGAGAGAACATCCCAACTCATGCAATAAGGCCAGAATAATCTACACCAAAACTTTGATaagaacattacaagaaaagaaaattaaaggacaATCTCTCTCATGAATATACACGCAAAAGTCCTaaacagaatatgaaaaaattccatatgcatataaaaaatatatcaagATCAAATTCAGTTTCTTCTGGCAACATGGTTggtttaaaagtaataaatgtaaTTCACACATGAACAGAGTAAAGGAAAAGACCCATGTAAGcatttcaataaagaaaaagcatttgataaatttcaacacccattcataattttaaaaaaactcaaactCGGAATAAAAGGAATCTTTCTTTATCTAATAAACGGAATTTATAAAAAGCCTACAgtatggtgaaatactgaaacctTTCTCCCTGATATGGGGGGGTGGATAATGACACCCActatcaccacttctattcagcattatACCAGAAGTCCTAGTGTGaccagtcaagaaaaagaaatgttgtaAGGACTTGAAATAAAAGTCATCATTCACAGATAACATAGTGTATAtagaacatctaaaaaaaaactgataaactatTGGAATTAATAAGTAATTCTTATAGGCTTGATATAAAATCATCCATTTGTTTCTAGATGTCAGcaacaaacaattaaaaatggaatttttaaaaatcacagcatTTACAATAGGTTGAAAAACATCAAAGATCCAGGAATAAATCTTATGAAAGAGGTGGAAGACCTTCATACAGAAACTGaggaaaacctaaataaaaaGTGTATACAATGTTCATAGATCAGATGTCAATTCTCTTCAAATTATCTATAGTCACTATAAACCACATCAAAATCCCTGGAgatttgtgtatgcatgtgtgaaattgacaaactgattctaaagtttatacggaaatataaaaaaatcaagaatagcCAAGATGATATTGAAGATGTCCAAAACTGGACAATTTATTGTACCAAAAAT
This region of Mesoplodon densirostris isolate mMesDen1 chromosome 7, mMesDen1 primary haplotype, whole genome shotgun sequence genomic DNA includes:
- the CLDN25 gene encoding putative claudin-25, with product MSRYCFFRRFLLADYPMPLFHIVVYHRAITTTAWSFRGKAQLGGLLLSLLGWVCSCVITILPQWKTLNLELNGMETWIIGLWEVCIDQEEVATVCKTFESFSSLRLELQASCILMVASHGLGLLGLLLSGFGAQCFQFHRIRWVFQRWLCLLGGTLEASALATPLFPVSWVACATIQDFWDDSVHEIVPWWEFGDALYLGWAAGVFLALGGLLLISSVCLGKEDVLSVQMAVPTAAPPSCAPAEESNCSFHLMPRPRILFI